The following proteins are encoded in a genomic region of Lytechinus variegatus isolate NC3 chromosome 7, Lvar_3.0, whole genome shotgun sequence:
- the LOC121418102 gene encoding uncharacterized protein LOC121418102, producing MYPPPPPPLQACCIPFIRLLHTIILFFSPFLTEKGERAAAVIEGNITEDKGKRADLGGAVTEDECISILGEVLRGRQEHHVEICEHFGCADEVFSVCVVCEVFLCYKHFVDDDPCSEHNNYAGVVNRPMALPCEKSTESVNPDRPMATPCEKSTESVNPDRPMATPCEKSTESVNPDRPMATPCKKTTESVNPDRLMATPCEKSTELVNPDRPMATPCEKTTESVNPDRLMATPCEKSTESVNADRPMATPCEKSTESVNADRPMATPCEKSTESVNPDRPMATPCEKSTE from the exons atgtaccccccccccccccctcctctccagGCATGCTGCATACCATTTATCAGATTACTACATACAatcattctgtttttttctccatttctgacagaaaagggagagagagcTGCAGCTGTCATAGAGGGAAATATTACAGAAG ATAAAGGAAAGAGAGCTGACCTTGGAGGAGCTGTCACAGAAG ATGAATGTATCAGCATTCTTGGAGAGGTGCTTAGAGGCAGGCAGGAGCATCATGTAGAAATTTGTGAGCACTTTGGGTGTGCAGACGAGGTGTTTTCTGTTTGTGTCGTGTGTGAGGTTTTCCTGTGCTACAAGCACTTCGTAGATGACGACCCATGTTCAGAGCATAACAACTATGCG GGAGTTGTCAATAGACCCATGGCCTTACCTTGCGAGAAGTCCACAGAATCGGTCAACCCCGATAGACCCATGGCCACACCTTGCGAGAAGTCCACAGAATCGGTCAACCCCGATAGACCCATGGCCACACCTTGCGAGAAGTCCACAGAATCGGTCAACCCTGATAGACCCATGGCCACACCTTGCAAGAAGACCACAGAATCGGTCAACCCCGATAGACTCATGGCCACACCTTGCGAGAAGTCCACAGAATTGGTCAACCCTGATAGACCCATGGCCACACCTTGCGAGAAGACCACAGAATCGGTCAACCCCGATAGACTCATGGCCACACCTTGCGAGAAGTCCACAGAATCGGTCAACGCTGATAGACCCATGGCCACACCTTGCGAGAAGTCCACAGAATCGGTCAACGCTGATAGACCCATGGCCACACCTTGCGAGAAGTCCACAGAATCGGTCAACCCCGATAGACCCATGGCCACACCTTGCGAGAAGTCCACAGAATAG